CCGTACCGGAACTGGAGCCGGCCGACGTCCGTACCCTGCTCGCCAAGTTCGGCCTCAAGGCCGCGCATGTGCTCCGCCCGGCCGCGACGCTCTCCCCGGGCGAGCGCACCCGCGCCGCGCTGGCACTCCTCCAGGCCCGCGGAGTCAACCTCCTCGTCCTCGACGAGCCCACCAACCACCTCGACCTGCCGGCCATCGAGCAGCTGGAATCGGCACTCGACTCGTACAACGGCACGCTGCTCCTGGTCACCCACGACCGTCGCATGCTCGAAGCGGTCCACACGACGCGCCGCATCGAAGTAGCGGCGGGCCGCATCGCGGAGCGCTGACGCGCCGCGCATGCGCAGCTCCACAGCACCCCCGTGAGAACGGAAGACCGAAGGCCGCACCTGTAACTGCGGCCGATCGCGCGTCGTTTCACTCGTATGGGCCGGCGATGGATGATGACCTGGGCGCTGTGCGCCGCGGTCGCGTGTGGGCTGTTATGGGTGTGGCCGCTGCGGGACCCTGACCGGCTCTCTGCCGTCGCCGCGGTGCTGGGCACGGTCATCGCCCTGTTCGGAGTGCTGTCCGCGTGGGCCTGGCGGGCCGGCAGGGGCCGTGCGCACTCCAGCAGTGAGCAAGTCGCGGACGCCGCGGAGGTGCTGGCCCGTACGGTCCGCCGGCAGTGGGAGGAAGAGGCGGTTCTCCGGCAGCTGTACGACCCGGCGCCGCTGCCTTTGGTCTGGTCCGACTGTTCCCACCCAGGAGTGTCGGACCACCGTCAGCTGGTGGGCACCGCAGTGGTCTGCCGGGCCGGCGACCCGCAGGAACTGGCCACGGCCTTCGGGTCACTCGCACGCCGCCGACTGGTGGTTCTGGGACCGGGAGGATCGGGGAAGACGACCTTCGCCGTCCTGCTCATGCTCGCCCTGCTGCGCACGCGCACCACCGGCGACCCGGTACCGGTGCTCTGTTCGCTGTCCTCCTTCGACCCCGCGCGCGAGAGCGCCGGGAACTGGCTGCGCCGCCGCATCGCCGCGGACTACCCGGCCATGGCCGACGCCGAGAACTACGGTGCCAGTGTCATCGAGGACCTCCTCACCGAGCACCGCCTGATCCCCGTACTCGACGGGCTCGACGAACTCCCCGAACGAAGCCGGGCAGCAGCACTGGCCTCCCTCAACGACACCCTGCCGTCCGACACCCCGCTCGTTCTCACCTGCCGCACCGCCGACTACGTGCGCGCGGTGGCGGAGAGCGGCGTCCTGACCGGAGCGGCGGTCCTGGAGCCCGCGCCCGTACGCACCAGCGACGCCCTCGACCTGCTGAGGCTGGCCA
The window above is part of the Streptomyces syringium genome. Proteins encoded here:
- a CDS encoding NACHT domain-containing protein translates to MGRRWMMTWALCAAVACGLLWVWPLRDPDRLSAVAAVLGTVIALFGVLSAWAWRAGRGRAHSSSEQVADAAEVLARTVRRQWEEEAVLRQLYDPAPLPLVWSDCSHPGVSDHRQLVGTAVVCRAGDPQELATAFGSLARRRLVVLGPGGSGKTTFAVLLMLALLRTRTTGDPVPVLCSLSSFDPARESAGNWLRRRIAADYPAMADAENYGASVIEDLLTEHRLIPVLDGLDELPERSRAAALASLNDTLPSDTPLVLTCRTADYVRAVAESGVLTGAAVLEPAPVRTSDALDLLRLATPPDSRRQDGWTALAEHLDRRPQAPAAQALTSPLMVALARSVYADHDNDPVELADTERFPTSADIERHLLGGLVPALFRRARRQCPARSWDPRQAHDYLARLAAGMHAQGTYDLAWWRLYQWTPALAGPWRRAGTWAVIMCAGLLLTTSFLVAVLDVPSRPEALRWFPLSVLESFAIVPMLGLSGLISRRERSLTRASAMAALVALSAGLVIPPRRGTTTAALPRRRSRR